A stretch of the Haloarcula ordinaria genome encodes the following:
- a CDS encoding DUF555 domain-containing protein, whose translation MDCRVVVEAAVPVYDVSNPDEAVRIAISKTGEMLNPDLNYVEINMSERHCPHCGDALEPAFIAADESLVALELEMTVFNVERDEHAARIARKEIGQRLESIPLDVVAIEEVVDDESESDGSEEAEEEEPVVAGDGDDEVLPEFEELIDE comes from the coding sequence ATGGACTGTAGAGTTGTCGTTGAGGCGGCAGTTCCTGTCTACGACGTCTCGAACCCGGACGAAGCGGTTCGCATCGCCATCTCGAAGACCGGCGAGATGCTGAACCCGGATCTCAACTACGTCGAGATAAACATGAGCGAGCGCCACTGCCCCCACTGTGGCGACGCGCTCGAACCGGCGTTCATCGCGGCCGACGAGAGTCTCGTCGCCCTCGAGCTGGAGATGACGGTGTTCAACGTCGAGCGCGACGAGCACGCGGCCCGCATTGCCCGGAAGGAGATCGGACAGCGCCTGGAGAGCATCCCGCTCGACGTCGTGGCTATCGAGGAGGTCGTCGACGACGAATCGGAGTCCGACGGGTCAGAGGAGGCCGAGGAGGAAGAACCGGTCGTCGCGGGCGACGGCGACGACGAGGTGCTGCCGGAGTTCGAGGAGCTCATCGACGAGTAA